In Candidatus Sulfotelmatobacter sp., the genomic stretch TCCGGGCAGTTGTCGTCGGCATTGTCATCGGAATGGGGGCCGCCAATCTGTGGCCGATTCTCCTTCTGAAACTGGGGGTGCCACGAGCCTCGGTCCTTGAAGGTCTGTTCCTTGGCGGTTACATTTGGTGGGCGCGCGGAGGCGGGCCGCCGCAGCGTTGGCGTGCCACGCGCGCAGATTCGTTTCGTGTCGGCAAGTTATCGGGCGCGCAGTGGTTCTGGGGATTGCTTGCTGCCGTTTTCTTCGCGGCAACGATCCACGCGGCACTGGTTGTGTTGTTCCAGTTGATGCCCTTCCCGGCTGCAGCGTTTCACCGCGGCTATGACTTCTCCTTCATTCCCACTCTGCCGATGCGCTGGCTCGCCGTCGTAGTGTCAGCGGCATCCGCGGGCATCTGTGAAGAGACGGGCTTTCGCGGCTACATGCAGCGACCGATCGAGCGCCGGCACGGAGCCGCCATAGCCATCCTGGTTTCATCGGTGTTCTTCACGGCGATCCACCTGACGAAGGACTGGGCGCTGATAGGCATGGTGCCGATAATCCTGGGCGCCGGGATTCTGCTCGGAGCATTGGCGCATATGTCCCGCACGCTCATCTTCTGCATCGTCGGGCACACGCTGATGGATGTGGGACTGTTCGGCTACTGGTGGACGCAGATTGCGGGCACGTTCTCGCAACGGCCAATCTCGGAGACCGGAATGGATCGGACCTTCGCGGTCGCGTGTGCGGTCGTGGTCGCGGCGCTGATCGTGACGATCCTTGCCATCAAGAAGCTGCGGGCGATTACATCTCATTTGCCGTATTAAGACTCGATGCCGAGCTGGACGCCCTGCATGACGGACGCCTG encodes the following:
- a CDS encoding type II CAAX endopeptidase family protein, yielding MTPKQAGFLRRVPVVVRAVVVGIVIGMGAANLWPILLLKLGVPRASVLEGLFLGGYIWWARGGGPPQRWRATRADSFRVGKLSGAQWFWGLLAAVFFAATIHAALVVLFQLMPFPAAAFHRGYDFSFIPTLPMRWLAVVVSAASAGICEETGFRGYMQRPIERRHGAAIAILVSSVFFTAIHLTKDWALIGMVPIILGAGILLGALAHMSRTLIFCIVGHTLMDVGLFGYWWTQIAGTFSQRPISETGMDRTFAVACAVVVAALIVTILAIKKLRAITSHLPY